The genomic segment AGGCTTAAATCTGCCACTATATCACTAAAAATCGCCCCCAGCATTTCATAAACAACCGCTGGTGTGGACGGAACAATCTCCAGACCGGTCATATCAGCCAGGGCATTCATAAAGAAGGATCCGGTTACATTGCTCAGTTCCGCCAGAGCCGATCTTTCCATCTCCCCCAGCTCCCTGGTTGTACCCGGTGGCTGCATCAGGAGAAAATCCGCCAGGCGAAAACCCTGTCCCTCTTCAAAAAACAGCAAGAGGTGACCGCTGATGTTCCCCGTTACAGCCTGGTAAAGGCCCAGTCCCACTGTTTCCGGGCCCCCGGCCCAGCTCAACACCTCTTTTAAGTTCAGCAAATCCAGACGGGGGCTGATTATCCTGACTTCCAGGCCCAGCATTTCAGAAAACACCTGGCCGGAATTTTGTAAAGCATCTTTGATCGCTTGTTCCAGTTTTTCCAACTGCACCCTTCAGGCCCCCTAACTGATTTGCATAACCTTTTTCATCAAACTGGGAACATCCATGATCAGGGCTACCCGCCCATCTCCCAGGATAGTAGCTCCG from the Carboxydocella sporoproducens DSM 16521 genome contains:
- a CDS encoding chemotaxis protein CheC, producing MQLEKLEQAIKDALQNSGQVFSEMLGLEVRIISPRLDLLNLKEVLSWAGGPETVGLGLYQAVTGNISGHLLLFFEEGQGFRLADFLLMQPPGTTRELGEMERSALAELSNVTGSFFMNALADMTGLEIVPSTPAVVYEMLGAIFSDIVADLSLSGNQALVVETEFHVGEQEMKGHFFFMPNPESLQILLAHL